One Streptococcus sp. VT 162 genomic window, ACCCTCGTACTTGATCTCTGTTTCAATCAATTCAATGACCTTGTCATCCAAGTCCTCTGCAGCTGGTCCGATAAAGGCCACCACATCTTGGTAAGAGACTTCTGGACGGCGAAGGAATTCCTTGGCTGTCACTGCATCTGTCAGCGGCTTGAATCCCATCGCTTCAACCTTAGCGTTCGTTTCCTTGACTGGCTTGAGTTTGATGCTGTCTAGGCGTTTCATCTCATTGTCAAATTGATTTTTCTTAATCTCAAAACGGGCCCAGCGTTCATCATCAACGAGACCAATCTCACGACCCATCTCAGTCAAACGCATATCAGCATTGTCATGACGGAGGATGAGACGGTATTCAGCACGACTGGTTAAGAGACGGTAAGGTTCAATAGTTCCCTTGGTCACCAAGTCGTCAATCATGACCCCGATATAGCCGTCACTGCGCTTCAAAATCAATTCAGGCTTGCCTTGGATTTTCAAAGCCGCATTGATACCAGCGATAATCCCTTGGCCAGCAGCTTCTTCGTAACCAGATGTCCCATTTGTCTGACCAGCTGTGAAAAGTCCTGAGATTTTCTTGGTTTCCAGAGTCGCACGCAACTGATGAGGCAAGACCATGTCATACTCGATAGCATAACCAGTTCGCATCATTTCTGCATTTTCCAAACCTTTGATGGAATGAACCAGCTCGCGTTGTACATCCTCAGGCAGACTGGTTGACAAGCCTTGGACATAGACTTCCTCTGTATTGCGTCCTTCTGGCTCAAGGAAGAGCTGGTGGCGTTCCTTGTCCGCAAAGCGCACAATCTTATCCTCTATCGACGGGCAATAACGAGGGCCCACTCCCTTAACCACACCTGTAAACATAGGCGCACGGTGGAGGTTATTTTGGATAATCTCATGACTGGTACCATTGGTGTAGGTCAACCAGCATGGAACTTGGTCTTTGACATAATCCTCATCACGCGAAGTATAAGAGAAGTGATTGGGTGCTTCATCTCCTGGCTGGATTTCTGTCACATCGTAGTTGATAGAAGAAGCCTTGACACGCGGAGGTGTACCTGTCTTGAAACGACCGATTTCGAGTCCCAGTTCCTTGAGATTGTCAGCAAGGTTAATCGAAGCCAAGCTGTGGTTTGGTCCTGATGAGTACTTGAGGTCTCCGATGATAATTTCCCCACGGAGGGCTGTTCCTGTCGTCACGATAACGGCCTTTGCAGCATACTCTTGATGGGTCGCTGTACGAACACCGACAACCTTGCCATCTTCCACCAAAATCTCATCAATCATGGTCTGACGAAGGGTCAGATTTTCTTGATTTTCAACCGTCTTGCGCATTTCCTTAGAGTAAAGTTCCTTGTCAGCCTGCGCCCGAAGGGCGCGAACAGCTGGACCTTTCCCAGTGTTGAGCATCTTCATCTGGATGTAAGTCTTGTCAATGGTCTTGGCCATCTCGCCACCGAGAGCATCTACCTCACGCACGACAATTCCCTTGGCAGAACCTCCGATAGAAGGATTACAAGGCATGAACGCCAGCATTTCAATATTGATAGTCGCAAGCAGAACCTTACAGCCCATACGGCTAGCGGCCAAGGAAGCCTCAACCCCAGCGTGTCCCGCACCAATTACAATAATATCGTATTCTTCCGTAAAATTATAAGTCATTTTCTCTCCTATTCCTCAAGATGAATGTGTCGCAGCTGGCCGTCCCAATCTGGTAGGGCTGCTTTTAAAAATGCTGGAACTAGATTGATACCCTTAAGCTTGTCTAAGTCAATCCACTCACAGGGTTGCGTTTTCTCATCTTCCTGCATGGTCAAAGGTGCATCCTCAAGTAGATCAACCAGATAATGAAACTCGATGTTGTGATAGGAAACACCGTCTTGTTCAAAACGATTTTCAACCACAAAAGCTAGTTTCCCAGCTTGAGCTTTGACGCCCAGTTCTTCCTTCACTTCGCGGACTACCGCGTCCTCCGTTCTTTCATTGACTTGAATCGCACCGCCAATAGTGTAATACTTGCCCTTATCTTTGGTAACTAGGAGCTTGCCATTTTGGAGAATCAAGGCTGTCGCCCGAACACCAAAAACAGTATTTTCCACTTTTGTCCGAAAGTCTGGTTGAGCCATTTTTATCCTTTCCCTTAAACGACACAAAAACAGTCAAAACTCCAAAGAAGTGCAGGACAAAAAAGCCTGCAACATCCATGAGCTTTGACCATCATTTCTATTGCTTTTATTATTGTAGCAAATTGAGAAAATTTGTCAATCTAAATGTACTGACAAACTTGTCCATCTCGATAAGCATTGTCAATCAAACCGCCACCTAGGCACTCTTCGCCATCGTAAAAGACAACTGCCTGTCCTGGTGTGATGGCGCGTTGCGGTTCCGCAAAGATGACCTCTGCCTTATCTCCTTTGACATGTACTGTCACCTTAGAATCAGGCTGACGGTAGCGGAATTTAGCCGTACATTCTAGCGTAAACTCCTCTGGCATCTCACGAGTAAAATGAACTTGACTGGCTTCTAGGCTGGTTGACATAAGCGAATCATGGTAGAAACCTTGGCCGACATAGAGGATGTTCTTGTTTAGGTCTTTTCCAACAACGAACCAAGGAGCATTGTCACCGCCGTGTTGGCCACCGATACCAAGTCCGCCACGCTGACCGATTGTATAATACATCAGACCTGCATGCTCGCCCATATCGCGTCCATCCACAGTCATCATACGACCTGGCTGGGCTGGTAGATAGTTGCTGAGAAATTCTTTAAAGTTCTTTTCCCCGATAAAGCAAATCCCTGTCGAGTCTTTCTTCTTAGCAGTCGCAAGGCCTGCCTCTTCTGCGAGTCTGCGAACTTCAGGCTTTTCCAAATGTCCCAATGGGAACATGGTTTTTTGGAGTTGTTCTTGCGAAAGTTGACTGAGGAAATAGGTCTGGTCCTTGCCATTGTCCACGCCACGAAGCATGTGAACGATACCATCCTCATCACGCGCCACTCGAGCATAATGCCCCGTCGCTACATAGTCTGCCCCTAAGGTCATGGCATAGTCCAGAAAGGCCTTGAACTTGATTTCCTTGTTGCACATAACATCTGGATTTGGCGTGCGCCCTGCACGGTATTCCGCTAGGAAATACTCAAAAACGCGGTCCCAATACTCTTTTTCAAAATTGACAGAGTAGTAAGGAATGCCGATCTGGTCTGCCACCGCAGCCACATCCTTGTAATCTTCGGTCGCCGTACAGACGCCGTTTTCATCTGTGTCATCCCAGTTCTTCATGAAGATACCAATCACATCGTAGCCCTGCTCATTGAGCAAGAGAGCCGTCACCGACGAATCAACACCACCACTCATCCCCACGACAACACGTGTTTTAGAGTTATCACTCATGGTAAGTCTCCCATCTATTCGTTTATTCATACCCTCAAAATTCTATTTATTATGACTTTCAATAGAATTTCTTCGAGTATAGTCTTTTCGTTTGCTTTTAGGACTAGGCAACGAGTCGCAGGCATAACTCAAGTTAGGTAAGACGAGTTAACGACGTAATAAAAGATAAACGAAATGACTAGTTCACGATTGAAGGTCGTGTGTGCTTTAACGATTGAAGGTCGCTTGAGCAGTATTCATTATAACACGCTTAGTTGTAGAAGACAAGAAAGAGGCTGATAAATCATCTCAACCTCTCTTTCTTACTTTGCAAACGAATCAATTTTCCCCTTTAAGTTCTTTCTTCGCTTGTTCTATCTGGTATTTCACTTGCTCAAAGCCGGTTCCTCCTAAGGAATTCCGTCTCTGAACAGCGGTTGCTGGGCGCAAGTAGATATAAATATCCTCTTCAATCAAGGGATGGTAGACTTGCAACTCCTCCAAATCCCAATCTTGGATATTTTTACCATGCTTGATAGAGTCTAGAACCAATTTCCCTACTATTTCATGCGCTTCTCTAAAAGGGAGTCCTTTTTCAGCCAAATAATCTGCCAGTTCGGTCGCATTCGAAAAATCATTCTCTATAGATTGCTGCATTTTGGCCTTATTAACCTGCATGCTCGATAGCATACCTGCCAGCACATCCAGAGAATTTAAAATCGTTTCTACTGTATCAAACATGCCTTCCTTGTCCTCTTGCAAATCCTTATTATAGGCCAGAGGCAAAGACTTCATAACGGTCAATAGTCCAAGTAAGTTCCCGTAAATCCGTCCTGTCTTCCCTCGAATCAATTCGGCCATATCAGGATTTTTCTTCTGGGGCATGATAGACGAACCCGTTGAAAAGCTATCAGACAAGCTAATGTACTGATACTCAAAACTGCACCAATTGATGATTTCCTCACAAAAACGACTCATATGCATCATCAAAATGCTGGCATTTGACAGAAATTCTAAGATAAAATCACGGTCACTCACTGCGTCCAAGGAATTGGTATAGGGTTGTTGGAAACCCAGTAAATCACTCGATAATTGACGATTGATTGGAAAAGTTGTCCCCGCCAATGCAGCCGCCCCCAGTGGAGATAGGTCCGTATGTTTCAAGTTAAATGCAAAGCGCTCGCTATCCCTTTGAAACATATTGTAATAAGCCATGAGATGGTGGGCAAAACTAATCGGTTGGGCGTGCTGCAAATGAGTATAGCCTGGCATGATGGTTTCTACATGTTTTTCAGCCAAATCCAGCAAAACACTGTTCAGATTCGCCAACTTATCCAAGACATGGCCAAGCTGCTCCTTTAGATATAAGTGCATATCCGTTGCGACTTGGTCATTCCGAGAACGAGCTGTGTGTAGTTTCCCAGCCAGAGGACCGATTTTCTCTGTCAGCAACACTTCCATATTCATATGAATATCTTCATTTGCAATATCAAAATGAAGCTCTCCTGCCTCTAAATCTCGCAACAAAGCTTTCAAACCATCTTGGATCTGCTCTGCCTCTTCCAAGCTCAAAATGCCAGTCTGTCCTAGCATTTGAACATGAGCTAGGGAGCCCATCAAATCAAATTTTGCCAGCTGGTGGTCAAAGGAAATACTCGCACCGAACTGTTCTACCCACTCTTCCACAGTGCCTTCAAATCGACCACCCCATAATTTTGTATTTTTCGACATATCCTGTCGTCCCTTTCTATCGCATCACTACTCAACATTTTTCTGAACTTCTGAATAAACCTTAGTCGGAAGCCCCCAAAGCTTGATAAATCCAACAGCCGCATCTTGGTCAAAAGTATCCGCACTAGTATAAGTCGCCAAATTTTCATCATAAAGAGAATTTGGAGATTTCCGCGCTACTACCTGAGCGTTTCCCTTATAGAGTTTAACTTTTGCAGTTCCATTGACAACTTTCTGTGTCTCCTTGATATAGGCAATCAAAGCCTGAGTTGCTGGGCTAAACCACAAGGCATTATAGATGAGATTGGACAACTCATTTTCGATAATGGGTTTGAAATGAGCCACTTCTCTCACAAGAGTCAAGTCTTCAATTTCCTTATGAGCTGCCAATAAAGTCATAGCACCTGGGCACTCATAAATCTCTCTTGACTTAATACCGACTAGGCGATTTTCCACATGGTCAATACGACCGACACCGTGTTTACCCGCAATTTCATTTAGCTTTTGAATCAAAGCCGCCACTTTCATCTTCTCACCATTGAGGGAGATGGGCACCCCGCAGCTAAACTCAATGTCAATAAATTCTGGACTGTCTGGCGCCTCTTCTGGAGAAGATGTGATTCCAAATGCTTCTTCTGGCGCTTGGTTCCAAGGATTTTCCAAAACACCACATTCATTTGCACGTCCCCAAAGATTTTGATCGACAGAGTAAGGATTGTCAAGGTCAGCAGGAACTGGGACGCCATTTTCTTTGGCATATTGGATTTCTTCTTCACGAGACCATTTCCACTCACGAACAGGCGCAACTACCTTTAGATTGGGATCCAAAGCTGCAATAGAGACTTCAAACCGAACTTGGTCGTTTCCCTTACCTGTACAACCGTGGGCAATTGTGGTTGCTCCCGTCTGATGAGCTATTTCAACGAGTTTTTTTGAAATAAGAGGACGACTCAGAGCAGATACTAAGGGGTACTTTTGTTCATAGTAGGCATGAGCCTGAAGAGCCACTAAAACATAGTCATTAGCAAATTCTTCCTTAACATCAATGACATAAGACTCTACAGCCCCAACCTTGAGAGCTTTATCATGGATGAACTCCAAATCTTTTCCTTCACCCACATCCATACAAACAGCGATTACATCATAGTCTTTTTTTAACCATGTAATAGCAACCGATGTATCCAATCCACCTGAATAGGCTAAAATAACTTTTTCCTTACTCATTTCTCTTCCTTCTTTCTATTTTTCGATAGAGGCTTTAAAAGCATCGTCAATCAATTTGTCCAACTCCCCAGAATCCTTCAACTTCTGGATGGTTTTGTCAACCGCCTCTTTTAATTCTTTACTGTCTTTTTTCATCGCAACAGCGTAGGAATCTTCTTTATCATTGTCAAAATCAAACTCAGCGATGGCTAGGTCTGGATTATTCTCTACAAATCCTTTTGCCACTGGTTCCTCAAAGATAACCACATCCAGTTGCCCTGATTTTAAATCTGTTATCAAATTTCCATTTTTAGGAAGTGAAACGAGAGAAGAATCCTGCAAGGTTTCTTTAGCCAGAGTTTCCTGGATAGAACCTTTCTGCGCTCCAACCTTTTTCTGAGCCAAATCCTTGACTGATTGGTAATTCGATAATTCAGATTTTCTTACGATAACCTTATTTTTCGAAGTGTAGTAGGGAATTGAAAAATCGTAAACTTGACTTCTCTCTTCCGTTTTAGAAACACCTGATATGGCAAGATCCGCCTTGCCTGAATCAAGACTAGCCAGTACATTATCAAAACTCATTGGAGAGAACTCCACTTCTACACCTAGTTCCTTTGCGATGGCTTTGGCTAGTTCAACATCTGAACCTACAATCTGATTTTTCCCATCAACCAATTTCTGGTATTCGAATGGAGCAAACTCTGGATTTAGGGCCACCACCAATTTTCCTTTAGCCTTAATGGCTTCAACACCTTGGGATTGAGTGTTACTACAAGCAAATAATAAGGGAAACATAAGCAAACCAAACATCGTCATCAACACCTTCTTCACTTTATTCATAGAAGATCCTCCTTTTATTTTTATACTTTATTTTTGTATAAATAATACTCCTCTCGTTTTCGTTTGTCAAGAGAAAACTGTATTTTATTTCATTTTAATCAAGAAAAAGCTTATTATATGATATATTTTTACATATAATAAGCTTATTTATACTATTTGAATTTTAAAAATACAATTGCCCAATTACAGGTAAGATGAAGAAATCAATGAACTCGCCACATTCTCTTTCACAATTCAATAACTCGATGGCATTGTTGAGCTACATAAGCATCGTGGGTAACGATAATGACCGTTTTCCCTTCCTTGTTCATATCTAAAAGAAAGTTCAAAACCAAATCTCGATTTTCAGGGTCTAGAGAACCAGTTGGTTCATCTGCTAACAGGAGCTGGCTGGGTTTTAGAATGGCTCTAGCAACTGCAATTCGTTGCTGTTCCCCTCCAGATAACTCTGAAACCTTTTGATGTAGAGTTGATGGCAACCCCACTCTCTCTAAAATTTCTTCTATCTTTTTGACTTTGTCCTTCTTGGATAATTTTACATACTTTAGAGCAAGCATGAGATTATACTCTACCGTTTCAGTGTCAATCAGAGCAAAATTTTGAAACAGATAGGAGATATGTTCGCGGATAATCGCTTGCGACTTAACAGAATTGACAGGTACATTTTGCTGACCGAAAATTTCATAATGTCCACTGTAATCGCCATCTATCAAACCCAAGAGATTTAACAAGGTTGACTTGCCACTGCCACTTTTTCCAACAATGGCAACTAAATCTCCTTGGTTAATTTTTAGAGATAAGTTCTCCAGAATAACTTTTTTCCCAATGGTTTTCGTAACATTTTCCAACTTTATCATAAGATGTCCCCTTTCAATAACTGCACTACATTTCGTTTTTCCATCTTAGAACCCAAGAAAAGCACAAACAGGATATCTAAGCCTGTAAATCCTGCAAAAAGTAGGAGCGGGAAAAGTGCCTGTGTAAAGAATAGCAAAACCATAAAAGGAAGGCTATAAACAGCTAATAGAAGACCCAGCAAGGAGCGATACCGATCTATCAATTTCCAGCCCATAAACTTCTTGGTGATAATATCTGTTCGCTTCAACAAGAAAGTTGTTACTAGTAAGAAGTAGGAAATCATCATACTAAGAAGACCAACCAAAGCAAAGAGTATATTGAAATTCCGAACAGCATCTCGATAAGAATCTACTTTATCTTGTTGAATGACTTGAATAGATGAAAATTTTAAATAATTCCCATCTGATAATTTCTCAACTAACGCTGTCACCTCTTTTTGATGTTGAGCTGTATTTTCGATTTTAATGGGATTATTTAAACCTGTTGTTGAAAGGGAAGCTTTTTCATCCCACATCATATCGGAATCATTGACCAAGCTAATAATTGGATTGTAGAGATTTTCCTTTCGCTTCTCGTTATAAGGGAAGAATGACCAATCACCTTCATAGTAAGCAATCTCGATATCCATCTCCTCTATCGTTCGTTTTTGCTGCTCTTCATACTTCATAGAAAGATAGGCAATTAATTTCCCCAAGAGCTGATTTTTATCTTCTTCACCTTTCGTACTTGCTGGCATCAAAATAACTTTTTTAGTGCCGGTATCGGGTAACTTGAATCCCTTGCTCTTTAGAAAATTGCGATTGGCATAGTAAACATCCACCATATCGGTTAACTGATATTGCTGAATCTGTTCTAATTTGACAAAATTTTTTACAGGAAGACTGCTACTTTGCACATAGCCCGCCTGCGTTTTTTCTACCAAATCCTGATAAAATCGATAGAAATAATCCACTGCTTGCCCTGAGCCTGCCAACTGCTCTTGCCACAGGTTATCATTGAGTTGGAAAGTTTCCAAGGTCAGATAATTTCCTTGACTGATCCACTGTTTCTGGTAATCCAACTCTTTGTTTTCTTGCTCCAAACTTTTTCCTACCCCAACTAGCAAGACTGTCAGTAAAATGGTAGTTCCAATTTTCATCAAATAATTAAAGAGTAAACCAAATTTGAAAGATGAAAAACTTTTCAGCAGAGAGCTGATTGTCATTTTTTGGATTAAGAGATAGGTCAACCAACTGATAAAGAGATAAAGTTGCAAAAGCAAAAAATGCGACAACCATAACATTGGGAACAAATCTTTTGGCTTGTAATCAAGCAAGAAACACACTCCTAGATTGATCACAAGCGCCCCACCTAGGAGGAGGTAGAGGTTGCCTTTCACAACATCAGCTAAAACAGCCCTATCTTGAAAACCAAGTAATTTTTGTACCCCAACTCTTTTCATCTCCATCATCGGTTGATACACTGTCACTAACACAAGAAGTAAAATAGCCAAGACAAAAACAATGGCAGATAAAAGCAAATCTCGATTTATGACTTCCACTGCACTTTTGTAGGTCGGTTCTAGCAAGGTAGCCTGGTCTATCTTGAAAAAATCGCTCCATTTCTGTACAATCCTATCCTTGTCCATCTCTTGTGTAGAAGTTATCGTATAGCGACCATTTAAACTACGAGATGTGTCCTTGATATAGGTTTGAAAAGTCATAAGCTGAAAAGGCTTGGCTTTTAGAAAAGTCGGAATCGTACCAAGTTTATTGGAAATTTCTTTATTACTGTAAACTCCCTCACCATCTGTAGTAAAATCAAGAGAAGAAATCCCAAACTCTTGGTAGGGGAAGGTATCTTTATCAAAAACACCAGACTTGACCACCTCATCACCACTGTCTGTTTTGATAATGGAGACCTTGTATTCCTTTGATACATCCTCAAAAAATCGAAGAACAGATACTGCAGGTTCGTTAACATCTTTCAAATATACATCCAAAGAACCCGCTGTTTTTCCCATTTCCTGAATCCGAACCACTTCTCGTGTGTAGTTTACATTAAAAACAAAAAAAGTGGTACACAGAAGCAGGAGTAACATACAGAAATTACTGATTTTTTTCATAAAAGTACCTCCTTAGTACTTTATCATCTTAGTCGTAGAATTTATTCCCTTTTTTCACAAATTTATTTTAGATTTCTTTTTTACTTTTTATACTACTATGATACAATATTTTTAATCAGTTTCTATTTTCTGTTAACTTTTTTCACGAACAAGGAGGAGATCATGCGCTACGATTTTGGAAGTGTTTATAAAGAAATACGTGAGTCAAAAGGATTAACCCAAGAAGATGTCTGTGGTAGCGTCCTTTCAAGAACCAGCCTATCAAAAATCGAAAGTGGAAAAACAACTCCTAAATATGAAAATATGGAGTTTCTTCTCCGACAAGTCAATATGAGTTTTGAAGAGTTTGAATATATCTGTCAACTTTATCAACCAAGTCAACGCACAGAAATTATGCAAACCTATCTCAATACGAGCTCAATCCTAGGGACTAGTGAACTCGAAAAACTATTTCAAAAATGTCAAGACTACCTCAAAACTCACCACGACCTCCCCATCAAAGAGATACGAGATATGCTAGAAATTGTTATCTATATTCGCCAAAATGGGACTAAAAAACTGTCAATCGAAGTTAACAATACTGTAAAGAAGCTATGGAAGAAGATAGAAAAGCAGGACACTTGGTACGAGAATGACTTAAAAATTCTCAATACCATTCTCTTTACCTTTCCTATAGAACATATCCATCTCATCACTGGAAAAATCTTGCAACGCTTAGAAGTCTATAAAAACTATCAACATTTATATGACTTGCGAATGGCAATCCTACTCAACCTCTCCACCATTTACTTATACAATCAAGATAGAAATATGTGTAAACAAATATGCTATACTTTACTAGAAGATGCCAAGAACAAGAAAAGCTACGATAGGCTTGCTATCTGCTATGTCCGTATTGGGATTTGTACGGATGATTCTAAACTTATCCAAAAAGGTTTCTCCCTTCTGGAACTAACCGATGAAACCTCCATGCTATCTCATCTCAAAAAAGAAGTAGAGACCTATCATCAACCAAAGGAAATATAAAAAAGTCGAGGGATTTCCTCGACTTTTACATATTTTTCTGTTAGCTAGTTCTTAATACCAACCGTTGTTAAGCCAGAAGTTCTTGGCAGCTGTCCATGAACCGTAACGTCCTGCAACGTAGGCATCTGCTACACGTTCTTGGTTTTCAGCTGAGTAGTCACCGTTCAAGTATGAATCTGTCAATTGGTAACGTCCGATGTAACGTCCGTTTGTAGCAGTGTAGCTACCACCTGATTCTTTTTGAGCGATCCATTCTTTGGCTTCTGCTTCAGAACCACTTACAGTAGAAGTTGCTGCAGTGTTGCTTTCTGCTGCTGGAGCTGCAGGTGCAGCTGGGGCTTCATAAGTTGTTGTTGCAGTTGTTTCAGTTGCTTCTTCTGCAATTTCTTCCGCAGTTGCTGGGGCTTCATAAGTTGTTGCTGAAGCTGCAGCGGTTGCAGTTGCTGTCGATGGAGCTGTTCCTTCGATAACCAAAACTTGGTCAACATAGATAAGATGAATATCTTTGATGTTGTTTTTTGCTGCCAATTTTTCAACAGTTGTGTTGTACTTCTCAGCGATTTCTGAAAGAGTATCACCTGATTTAACTGTGTAAGTTACAGTTTCTTGGGCAGACGCAAGGGCTGGTGCAAAGAAAGCAAGCAAGGCTGCTAATCCTGCAAAAGTTGTTTTGATTTTTTTAGTTGTTAATGTCATATCTAAAAATTCTCCTTTTTATCTATGATACTATTTTACTCCTCGAATGTTACCGTTTCTTGACGGTTTTATGTAGAAATATTACAAAAATGTTTTATATTTACCGTTTTAAGGAGGTTTTTGTCACAAAAGACCTTATTTTATACTATCTTTAATCATTTTAAGCTTTTGATAAGGGAAATAAGCGCAGTGGTCCATTCTTTGATATAATAGATATAAGAATCTTTGTAAGGGGAAACAGATGCACTCACTTCGTTTTCAATCTGTCTTTGACATTATCGGACCTGTCATGATTGGCCCATCAAGTAGCCATACTGCTGGAGCTGTTCGTATCGGAAAAATCGTCTCTTCCATCTTTGATGATACGCCGACAGAAGTCGAATTCCAATTATTTAACTCATTTGCCAAAACCTACCGTGGTCATGGAACGGACCTTGCTCTCGTCGCTGGTATATTAGGTATGGATACGGATGATCCTGATATTCCAAATAGCCTAGAGATTGCCCATAAACGTGGTATCAAGATTGTCTGGACCATTCAGAAAGACAGCAATGCCCCTCATCCTAATACCACTAAAATTACTGTGAAGAATGAACACAAATCCATTAGTGTGACAGGAATTTCCATCGGTGGAGGAAATATCCAAGTTACGGAACTTAACGGCTTTGCTGTCTCTCTCAACATGAACACACCGACCATCATCATCGTGCATCAAGATGTTCCAGGTATGATTGCCCATGTTACTGAAGCCCTCTCTCGTTTCGATATCAACATCGCGCAGATGAATGTGACTCGAGAAAAAGCTGGAGAAAAAGCCATTATGATTATCGAAGTTGATAGTCGAAGTTGCGAAGAGGCGATTGAAGAAATCCGAAAAATCCCTCATCTCCACAATGTCAATTTCTTTAAGTAGGAGGAAACATGTTTTATTCTATCAAAGAATTGGTTGAGCAAGCAGATCTAGACTTCCAAGGAAATGTCGCAGAACTCATGATTGCGACAGAATATCAACTAACCGGTCGAGAACGGCCAGAAGTTCTCCTCCTCATGGAACGCAATCTAGAAGTCATGAAAGCCTCTGTCGAGCTCGGTCTCAGTGAAAATAAATCCCGTAGTGGCTTAACGGGTGGAGACGCGGCCAAACTAGACCGCCATCTCAAAAGTGGCAAGGCCTTGTCTGACTTTACCATCCTATCAGCAGCCCGTAATGCCATCGCGGTCAATGAACACAATGCGAAGATG contains:
- a CDS encoding peptidoglycan-binding protein LysM; its protein translation is MTLTTKKIKTTFAGLAALLAFFAPALASAQETVTYTVKSGDTLSEIAEKYNTTVEKLAAKNNIKDIHLIYVDQVLVIEGTAPSTATATAAASATTYEAPATAEEIAEEATETTATTTYEAPAAPAAPAAESNTAATSTVSGSEAEAKEWIAQKESGGSYTATNGRYIGRYQLTDSYLNGDYSAENQERVADAYVAGRYGSWTAAKNFWLNNGWY
- a CDS encoding serine dehydratase, yielding MHSLRFQSVFDIIGPVMIGPSSSHTAGAVRIGKIVSSIFDDTPTEVEFQLFNSFAKTYRGHGTDLALVAGILGMDTDDPDIPNSLEIAHKRGIKIVWTIQKDSNAPHPNTTKITVKNEHKSISVTGISIGGGNIQVTELNGFAVSLNMNTPTIIIVHQDVPGMIAHVTEALSRFDINIAQMNVTREKAGEKAIMIIEVDSRSCEEAIEEIRKIPHLHNVNFFK
- a CDS encoding DNA-binding protein, which gives rise to MRYDFGSVYKEIRESKGLTQEDVCGSVLSRTSLSKIESGKTTPKYENMEFLLRQVNMSFEEFEYICQLYQPSQRTEIMQTYLNTSSILGTSELEKLFQKCQDYLKTHHDLPIKEIRDMLEIVIYIRQNGTKKLSIEVNNTVKKLWKKIEKQDTWYENDLKILNTILFTFPIEHIHLITGKILQRLEVYKNYQHLYDLRMAILLNLSTIYLYNQDRNMCKQICYTLLEDAKNKKSYDRLAICYVRIGICTDDSKLIQKGFSLLELTDETSMLSHLKKEVETYHQPKEI
- a CDS encoding amino acid ABC transporter permease; translated protein: MLLLLLCTTFFVFNVNYTREVVRIQEMGKTAGSLDVYLKDVNEPAVSVLRFFEDVSKEYKVSIIKTDSGDEVVKSGVFDKDTFPYQEFGISSLDFTTDGEGVYSNKEISNKLGTIPTFLKAKPFQLMTFQTYIKDTSRSLNGRYTITSTQEMDKDRIVQKWSDFFKIDQATLLEPTYKSAVEVINRDLLLSAIVFVLAILLLVLVTVYQPMMEMKRVGVQKLLGFQDRAVLADVVKGNLYLLLGGALVINLGVCFLLDYKPKDLFPMLWLSHFLLLQLYLFISWLTYLLIQKMTISSLLKSFSSFKFGLLFNYLMKIGTTILLTVLLVGVGKSLEQENKELDYQKQWISQGNYLTLETFQLNDNLWQEQLAGSGQAVDYFYRFYQDLVEKTQAGYVQSSSLPVKNFVKLEQIQQYQLTDMVDVYYANRNFLKSKGFKLPDTGTKKVILMPASTKGEEDKNQLLGKLIAYLSMKYEEQQKRTIEEMDIEIAYYEGDWSFFPYNEKRKENLYNPIISLVNDSDMMWDEKASLSTTGLNNPIKIENTAQHQKEVTALVEKLSDGNYLKFSSIQVIQQDKVDSYRDAVRNFNILFALVGLLSMMISYFLLVTTFLLKRTDIITKKFMGWKLIDRYRSLLGLLLAVYSLPFMVLLFFTQALFPLLLFAGFTGLDILFVLFLGSKMEKRNVVQLLKGDIL